The segment TATCTGATCAAGTAAAGTGATGAGATAGTCAGAATGAGACTTATAAAACCAATAAAACAGGTTTTCTTCTGGAAAGCAGGTAAACACTAGTACTTACAACTGCCTTATTCTGAATGTTTCGAGCACGATTGGCATACTTCAAAGTGTTTAGGGTTTCTTCAGCATTGGTATCAGCCGGACTAACACAAGCTGCAATCACATGTAGAAAGAAACAATACTTAAACGAAGTAAAGAAATTCAAAGCAAAAATCTGGTACTAGCATATAACAATAATGCCAACTATTTAACGCTCTAAAATATTTAACTGCATACCAATCATCACCGTTTTGCTGTTTCCACCAAGTGAATCCTGTGAATTTAAATTTCCATCAGCAAATGTAAAATTTCTTTCTGGAGTAGGTATTTCAGTTAAGGACATCTATAATACACACACacacagagagagagagagaatttggttaaaaaaaaaagggagaattaTAGCCATACAACGCAAGACTAATCACATTCCAGATCCAAGGAAACACAAAAATCACGACATCCAAGTGGTAGTCTTATAGAAGAAAACTGAATGTGTTCGTCTTTTGCTTGACATACAAATACCAATTTTCTAGTCATCAATGTTGTCAGTTGTTAATGTATAAAATGTACTATAAGTAGAATGAGCTCACTTCCCAATTGTTTGTTGCTTAACAAAAGTCTAAGCGTTACAGATTTATTGAACATTTCAATGCATTAAACCTAAAGACTAATTGAATTGACTGATAACAAATTGATTTATGTTGTCCAATTTTTCTGAAAAGACAGTCTACTTCAAAAAAGTGAAACGATCCAATTAAAACAACTAGTTTGAATGATTATACACAAACAACCAGATATATCACCATTTGAAACAAATTGCTGAAATTAGAATAACAAATGGACATGCCTGCAACAAGCGTGTCAACTTGCTATCACGATATGGGACATGTCCCCCTTCTTTCCTCTTCTTCTCATCACCCAAGGCACTAATGACATTCCCTAGAGCTAGTAAACCTTTATTGATATGAATGCCTGAAAAAACAAAATGTCAAAGTTTTAGATAACAAGCACAAAGTTCATGCCAATACTTACTGATAGAACCTATCGCTATTTTAATACATGAAGCTTTGGAAAATGGAAAATCAGAGATACCTTCTTTAAAGCGCATGCCATCAGCACCTGTTCTTTTTGCACGTTCTGAGCCAGCAAGGTCCACTAAATGAAGCTTTGCACATAAGATGTCATCACTAATATCATCATTTACCCCATTTGGGCAACTAGCAATCTTTTTTTGCTCCAGGGTTATTGTAAAGATGGCATGTGAGCGACTAGAAACAATATAATGAACAATGAACTTGACATGAGAACAAATTTACAAAATATAATGGAATTAAATTGATGTATGATTATGTAAAACAagtatacaaaataatcattctATCCTTATCTAAGAATTAAGTAAAGCAAGATAAAAAGCCAATTGCAGAACTTCATACCTTTCATTATTTCATAAAGAAAAACGATATATGATTATGTAAAACatgtaaataaaataatcatTCCATCCTTATCAAAAAACAATTTTAGAACATGTtcatatattttgttatttaaaaaagaaaaaaaatgctaaTTTGCAAAGAAGCAAATTATTTTAAATCAAACAGAAAACTATTCCTGGTAAGAAAAAAGAAAGGTAAAGGCTGCTGAAAGATTTAGCGTTATGACGTTCACCTTGACTGACTATTCATGTTGGTACTTCCTGTTGCACGAGATAAAGAACCTCGTGACAAGTATGATGCCATCTCTTCTTTTGTCCGAACTTCTGCCTCAGTCACTCCAGCAAGTGTTATTCCTCCGTTCACTGTTTCTCTAATTTGTATCGGAAGTCTTCCAGGAGCTGTAGGCTTGGAAAAAGGCGCCCCTTCAGCTTTAGACAAAGTAGCTGGATTTGAGTCAAGTAAATCGAACACTTCTTCTTTAAATATCTGTCAAATTCAAATATCACAGATAAGCAAATTAACAAATCACTAAGAAAAAACAAGTACAAGGATTATTTTATCCAATTACCTCAATAAATGATACTCTAATCAAAATTTCCGTGGAATGCTTGGTTGCCTCGACTCTTTTAAACATAGTTTCCATTACTTTGGGTATAATCCCACCATTACTTCCTTCTCCAGTGTAGTTGGTTCCCATAGTATAAGTTTTACCAGAACCCGTCTAAAAACCCCCCGAAATACAACACTATTGTCAGTCAATTATAAAATGTGATGGAGAAAAGAAaactaatagtaataataaagcaCCGACTGTAACAAGATGAAACTAACCTGACCATATGCAAGTACAGTAGCATTATAACCATGAAAAAGTGCATCAACCAATGGAGCAACGCAATCATCAAAAATAGCTGAAGAAGGCGATCCCGCTCCACCATAAACATAATCATAGGTAAAAGCATGTGATCCAATATGAACCTATAAGTGTTTGgataaaaaagaattaaaaaacaaATCTTCATCAAGATAAGACTCCAAACATCcattttcatttcaaattcacgAGATAAATGTTACAGATTAATAATACCTGAGGTTCGCCGGGAACGACAGTGATGCAATCCGTACATCCATTGAGAAGCTCTGTGGTAATCAACGGCCGAATATTAACGGCGACTCTCACGGATTCCGAGTTATCCATCTCTTAATGTAATGCGATCCAAATCTGAAAACAATGCCACGAAAACCTTTAAGAATAAACTATCAAATCATCTTTTGAATCACTCAAAATCAACACATCAGATCTGATAGGAGATTATACGAAGAATATAAGAGATACGAACAGAAAAGATTAATTTGATAGGAGAATGGAATTACCTGAAGGAGATTTGAgatatttccttttttttttttttttggtttgattTCTGAGACGTTGAAATTTGAATTTGGAAGGGACAAAAAAGGGGGCAGGGGATTTGAACGATCGAGGCAAATGGGGAAACTTTTTAAGCATTTGAAAAAATAAACTGGATTTGAGAAAAGGCGCTCAGGTCCGAATTCAAATTTGTTCGATGAGAGAGAGGGGGGTTGAGTCACGTGAAATCCACgtgattattttttattaaataaataataacgtCTTTAAGTCTGAACGTAGGGTCCATCAATGCAAACTGGGCTTGGCTTTAAAATTGGGGGTCGTTCGTTGAGGAGCTTTATATATTTGAGCAATTTCTTACACTATAAATATAGTGCCAACGATTTTTATCCTTTTTGTTTTACACTCCTTCTGTTTTTTTATTCTTGTTTGGTGAATTTTGATTACATGTTTTGGTTTCTTTTCCTGTAAATAGAAGGCTATATTTGAAGAAAACTGAAAAGaacaaatattttaaattctatcaTTTGTAATCTGGTTTTCATTTATTAGTGAAGGCAAACACATTAATATTATACAATCTAATGGgtgaaaagaataaagaaatatttaagcaatgtttttttttaaatagtaatcattaataaagtcataaatatgtaaataattttattaattaaatttccaTTATGCTCCCaatgttaaaataaaagaaaccttgtacaatcaagttaaaatttttaggagagttattttaaaataaaataaattatttatataacatGACTTATGTTTTAAAATCTAATCATTTACGTATTAActcaattataaatttaaataatagtacAAATATCATTACCTTTCAAAATAAATAGCAAATTACCCCATACTCTCGTGGATATTTAAgaattatataagaaaaatttacataaaatactaatattgagttggtgtcacgtGATTAACGAGACACCAActtaattgaaaattaaaaatatatatttaaaaatatatatatgtaaatgttATTAATAACGCTAAATATATTACaagtatttaaataataaaacaattcaccTATAACTTTCCATTGTTCCTCAATTCTAGTTCCATAGAAATTTTAATATTCTAtccttttaaataaaatttccGGTTTCAATTTCTCACCCACGTTATCttattagtattttatttttttaaaaaacactaTTTATCTGTCGCTCAcgtaatttttattactattttattcaCTCATAGATTATATTTGCCTTAATCTACAGAATAAACTCTTAAAACTTCACCACTTTTCTCACTTGAACACTATACTAAAACTATTAATCTCATCTCATTTGCCTTGATATTTTTATTGATTGGTATCaagtaatgaaataaaatgagacaaaattaattaataaacaaacccttaaAAGTGAAAAAAAGCAATAGAGTTTGGAACGCCAATTTTGCATTTAAGCTTCtaatataatatgaataaaatgTAATTACTATTGACCCAATACGTTTCTAAGCCATTTTATTGAAACCCAAGTGGCAGCTGAATCAAACACAAACGGTTAATAGCTTTTCCCCAAGTCAGCCTTCCTTTTTCTTGCTAACACTATCATAGCGAATCAAATGTGATCGAACGTTAAGGGTAAAGTAGATAAGATGAAAATTTGAAGTTAAGACTgaccaaagaaaaaaaaacagtGAATAAATAACTGCTAActgaaaattattaaataaataaaagaattaaggTTGGTTTTCCTTATGTTTCAACATAATCCTCGAATAATTCAGAATATTATCACTTCCTCGACCTATACTCTCAGCAAATGTGCAATACAGAGTATAAAAAATACATGATCATTTGATTTTAATGCCATAAAAACTCATCTGGGTTAAAAAAAGCACGATGAAAAATATCAGAAAATATTGGCAAACAGAAAAGACACATAAAATAGCTTCATACCATAATGTTTACGAAGTTTAAGCTCTACACATGCAATCTGGGGCTGGATATGTATATATAGATTGCTTCTCCTTTCTTAACCTCGTTTGGCCTTGCCTATTTTTATGTCCATTAATAACCGCATGCTGAAACTCAGACCACTCTATGGTTTTGTTCAGGAATAGTGGGCCCAGCAGTAACATGTTCGGTCGAATGGTTTTCAAGTTCAAGTAAGCTCGATGTCCAAGCTGAAAACAGATATATACGAGCTCTCATTTATGAAATTTGTCCTATGTAGGACACTCAAATACAATAAAAAAGCAGAAATTTGTAAGGGAACCTTAAAAGGAGATTCTTACCAGAGCATTGTGCATGTTTCCAGGAGAAGCAGAGATGAAGATGTCACTTTTAAGGCTCACGTAATAATCAACAGCAGCCATCAAAGAAGCCTTACCTTCAACCTCAGCGAGCTCATTCGCTGAAGCAAGGCTCTTCTTATCTTCCATGAGGGGAAACATTGTACGCAATGTTGAGATCCTTGCCTCTCCTCCATAAACCTGAAAAAAAGAAAGGGGGGGGGTGGAATGCTCCTTTTAAACTATAGTCCCACTGAAAACAAAAGCTTTCAAATGTAACCTAGAGAACATGACAGATCAAACGAActaagaaagaaggaagaaagcgGACTTTGTGTGAAGCAAGATAGAGGTGAGTATTATTGTTGAAGCCCAAAGCAGTTAGCAGCAATCCAATTTCCTCCGGAGTCAATGGGCACCGCCCTTGATTTCTCAGCTCATGATCAGTGAATTGAGAGTTTAAAACCCTTCCCTGCCATAAAACTTGGCGATATTTAGCTAGGGCCAGTTTCTCAGCTTTGCCTCCACCAAAATCGCAAGCTGAATGAGCAGCCATGTCCTGCACAAAGTCTAATTAGAAAGGTAATTACAATTGCTACAACATATATATATCCTGATAAAAAGCAATAATAACCCATAGATTCAACACTCATCAAACCATATGGTGTAATAAATCACCTACCCAGAAGCTACCATAAAAGAGCACTCGATATATACAAGTAAATATGCTTTTGATATTATTTATATCCTACCAACTGCAACGTCATGTAGGGCACCAATGAACAATCCCGAGAAATTATTTAATCAGAGTGCATTCTTTTCAGTTATAAAAGGACTAAGCAACATCTACTTTTAGCCTAAGAGGCTCTAGGAACACTACAAATTAGATTATAAATCGGTTTACTAATTATTTAAAAGAGTTGGGGTTCATACTTTGTCAAAGCGAAGATGTAATACAACAAACTTTCCAGCTCTCTCTTTCTCTGTATCATCTGTTCTCTCTCGTAGAACCTCAGTGCCTGATGCTTGAAGCTTCCCAGAAGGATCACGGAGTCGATTAACAAGGGTCTCTCCAATTAATCTTATCCGAGGAACAAAAGCTAAAGCTTCGAAGTTTACTTTACAACGTAAATGTTGGATTTCCACAGGCAACTTGTCAAACGCTAGCCGATGGGAGAATGGCGATATAGCAGCAATCCCATAACTGCATCCATAAAGATTTGTCAACTATCATAAACAATATTGTTTTTTTTGAAGTAGCTGAACTGCACACACAAGTGCAGAGATTTCCAGGACTATTAGTCACCAAGTGGATATGTCACATAAGGGCTGAAAATATTACTAATTTACCAAAGAAAATGGTATTTGGTGCTCAAAGCTTTACCTTCGCATAACAGGCAACACATTTTCCAGATACCAGTCAGCTGAAGCATGAATAGGTGCTGTTTTGATTCTAGTAGCTCTTATACCTGTAGCATAATATTCCCGTGAGCTCCAAGAATATTCTCTAGGCAACTCTTTAACTATAGAAACTTCATCTTGAAGGACATTGATAAAGTGATCCACATCAAATATATCTGTGAATGAACTGCAAAAGCAAACCACCAAATCTCATCAGATTAAAAGAtaagataataataattaaaaaaaaaaacctataagAGGCAGAATATCTTGCTCATGAAATACCTTGAATCTTGCCAAACAAGATTGACTTCAAGGTGCGGTATCACCAGTGTCGCATTCAATATTTTAGCGACAGCAACTGCATCACATATCTTggtaacaataaataaataagtaaaaaaaattaaagcattaaaattAAACAGAAAAAGACATGCATTAGCATTAGCTATTCATGAACTCACCCCCATTCTTTGCTGGTTCAATCCTCCATCAAGA is part of the Gossypium arboreum isolate Shixiya-1 chromosome 5, ASM2569848v2, whole genome shotgun sequence genome and harbors:
- the LOC108452958 gene encoding O-fucosyltransferase 31 isoform X2, whose translation is MRQPYNYNHQEWNAPKPRHLSLLEVALHWKTPIKQQFDLWSPLPNQGWKPCIDSADTPSLPERSQGYIQVFLDGGLNQQRMGICDAVAVAKILNATLVIPHLEVNLVWQDSSSFTDIFDVDHFINVLQDEVSIVKELPREYSWSSREYYATGIRATRIKTAPIHASADWYLENVLPVMRSYGIAAISPFSHRLAFDKLPVEIQHLRCKVNFEALAFVPRIRLIGETLVNRLRDPSGKLQASGTEVLRERTDDTEKERAGKFVVLHLRFDKDMAAHSACDFGGGKAEKLALAKYRQVLWQGRVLNSQFTDHELRNQGRCPLTPEEIGLLLTALGFNNNTHLYLASHKVYGGEARISTLRTMFPLMEDKKSLASANELAEVEGKASLMAAVDYYVSLKSDIFISASPGNMHNALLGHRAYLNLKTIRPNMLLLGPLFLNKTIEWSEFQHAVINGHKNRQGQTRLRKEKQSIYTYPAPDCMCRA
- the LOC108452958 gene encoding O-fucosyltransferase 31 isoform X1, whose amino-acid sequence is MRQPYNYNHQVHQSQRSAFAALFLVLLPIFFPNLFAPLGRASPSLFSEWNAPKPRHLSLLEVALHWKTPIKQQFDLWSPLPNQGWKPCIDSADTPSLPERSQGYIQVFLDGGLNQQRMGICDAVAVAKILNATLVIPHLEVNLVWQDSSSFTDIFDVDHFINVLQDEVSIVKELPREYSWSSREYYATGIRATRIKTAPIHASADWYLENVLPVMRSYGIAAISPFSHRLAFDKLPVEIQHLRCKVNFEALAFVPRIRLIGETLVNRLRDPSGKLQASGTEVLRERTDDTEKERAGKFVVLHLRFDKDMAAHSACDFGGGKAEKLALAKYRQVLWQGRVLNSQFTDHELRNQGRCPLTPEEIGLLLTALGFNNNTHLYLASHKVYGGEARISTLRTMFPLMEDKKSLASANELAEVEGKASLMAAVDYYVSLKSDIFISASPGNMHNALLGHRAYLNLKTIRPNMLLLGPLFLNKTIEWSEFQHAVINGHKNRQGQTRLRKEKQSIYTYPAPDCMCRA